From Candidatus Eisenbacteria bacterium, the proteins below share one genomic window:
- the tkt gene encoding transketolase has product MGTADLESRAINTIRFLAADAVQAANSGHPGLPMGAAAMAYVLWTRHLRHDPAHPAWPDRDRFILSAGHGSMLLYALLHLTGYDLSLEAIRNFRQWGSKTPGHPEVHHTAGVEATTGPLGQGLADALGFAMAEAHLAARFNRPGHTVVDHATYVLASDGDLMEGVTSEACSLAGHLRLGKLVVLYDDNRISLAGSTHLDFSEDVGARFRAYGWHVHDVPDGNDLDAIDGALTLARREPDRPSLLRVRTTIGFGAPKKAGTFEAHGSPLGEPELRAAKEKLGWPLEPSFWIPPDVLAHFRTALGRGTERRQEWEARVQRWAAANPDLGAEFRRRMAGELPSGWEVDLPSFEADPKGVATRKASETVMQKLAARLPELFGGSADLNPSTLTWLKGAGDFEPKDAPHDAVQGEVGGPWGYEGRNVHFGVREHAMGSAVNGLALHGGFIPYGSTFLVFSDYMRPAIRLSALMELGTVWVFTHDGIGVGEDGPTHQPVEHYVALRAIPGLLFLRPCDANETAEAWRIAIANRHRPTCLALTRQNVPTLDRSRFAPASGATRGAYVLNPDVTQPDLVLMATGSEVQYIVGAEPILTARGRKVRLVSMPSWELFEEQPAAYRDAVLPPAVAARVAVETGRSLGWHRWVGTRGAVLGLDRFGASAPGPQVARELGFTVDRVVALALEVLG; this is encoded by the coding sequence ATGGGCACGGCTGATCTGGAATCGCGAGCGATCAACACGATTCGCTTCCTGGCAGCCGACGCGGTTCAAGCCGCGAACTCCGGGCACCCCGGATTGCCCATGGGTGCGGCGGCCATGGCGTACGTCCTCTGGACGCGCCATCTCCGGCACGACCCCGCGCATCCCGCGTGGCCCGATCGGGACCGGTTCATCCTGTCGGCCGGCCACGGCTCGATGCTCCTGTACGCGCTCCTCCACTTGACGGGTTACGACCTCTCGCTCGAGGCGATCCGCAACTTCCGCCAGTGGGGCTCGAAGACGCCAGGGCACCCCGAGGTCCATCACACCGCGGGCGTCGAAGCGACGACCGGACCGCTGGGACAGGGGCTCGCCGACGCGCTCGGCTTCGCGATGGCCGAAGCCCATCTCGCCGCTCGCTTCAACCGTCCCGGCCACACCGTCGTCGACCACGCGACATACGTCCTCGCGAGCGACGGCGACCTCATGGAGGGCGTCACGTCGGAGGCGTGCTCGCTCGCAGGCCACCTGCGGCTCGGCAAGCTCGTCGTGCTGTACGACGACAACCGGATCTCGCTCGCCGGCTCGACCCACCTCGATTTCAGCGAGGACGTCGGGGCGCGGTTTCGCGCCTACGGATGGCATGTCCACGACGTTCCGGACGGCAACGATCTCGACGCGATCGACGGGGCGCTCACCCTGGCACGCCGCGAACCCGATCGCCCTTCGCTGCTGCGCGTCCGGACGACGATCGGATTCGGCGCCCCGAAGAAGGCCGGGACGTTCGAAGCGCATGGATCGCCGCTCGGCGAACCGGAGCTGCGCGCGGCCAAAGAGAAGCTCGGCTGGCCGCTCGAGCCCTCCTTCTGGATCCCTCCCGACGTGCTCGCGCACTTCCGGACGGCGCTCGGGCGCGGCACCGAGCGGCGACAGGAGTGGGAAGCGCGCGTCCAACGCTGGGCGGCGGCGAATCCCGATCTCGGCGCCGAATTCCGGCGCCGCATGGCCGGCGAGCTGCCGTCGGGTTGGGAGGTCGACCTCCCCTCCTTCGAAGCGGATCCCAAGGGCGTCGCGACACGCAAGGCGTCGGAGACCGTCATGCAGAAGCTCGCGGCGCGACTGCCGGAGCTCTTCGGTGGCTCGGCCGATCTCAATCCGTCGACGCTCACGTGGCTGAAGGGAGCCGGCGACTTCGAGCCGAAGGACGCGCCCCACGACGCGGTGCAGGGAGAGGTCGGTGGCCCGTGGGGCTACGAGGGACGCAACGTGCACTTCGGCGTGCGCGAGCACGCGATGGGCTCGGCCGTGAATGGCCTCGCCCTCCACGGCGGCTTCATCCCGTACGGATCGACCTTCCTCGTGTTCTCGGACTACATGCGGCCGGCCATCCGTCTCTCCGCCTTGATGGAGCTCGGCACCGTGTGGGTGTTCACGCACGACGGCATCGGCGTCGGCGAGGACGGGCCGACGCACCAACCCGTCGAGCACTACGTCGCTCTGCGCGCCATTCCCGGCCTGCTCTTCCTGCGGCCGTGCGACGCCAACGAGACGGCCGAAGCGTGGCGCATCGCGATCGCGAATCGCCACCGCCCGACCTGCCTCGCGCTCACCCGGCAGAACGTCCCGACGCTCGACCGAAGCCGCTTCGCCCCGGCGTCGGGCGCCACGCGCGGCGCCTACGTGCTCAATCCCGACGTGACGCAACCCGATCTCGTCCTCATGGCGACCGGCTCGGAGGTGCAGTACATCGTCGGCGCCGAGCCGATCCTCACGGCGCGCGGCCGCAAGGTCCGACTCGTGTCGATGCCGTCCTGGGAGCTGTTCGAGGAGCAGCCCGCCGCGTACAGGGATGCGGTGCTGCCGCCGGCGGTGGCGGCGCGTGTCGCGGTCGAGACGGGCCGGTCGCTCGGCTGGCACCGCTGGGTCGGTACCCGCGGGGCCGTTCTCGGGCTCGATCGCTTCGGGGCCTCGGCGCCCGGTCCACAGGTGGCGCGCGAGCTCGGCTTCACCGTCGATCGCGTCGTCGCGCTGGCGCTCGAGGTCCTGGGATGA